CCGACGTCGTCGTCGTCCTCGGCGAAGACTTCGCGACCCTCGTCGACGGTGCCGGCGACGTCGAACCGTCGCCGTGACCCCGACGGCCGCCCGAACCCCCCCCACCCCGCAGGAGCACCCCATGACCGCCAGCGACCACGCCGTCGAGCTCGCGACGGCCGCGGCCGAGGCCGCCTCCGACAAGCTCGCCACCGACGTCGTCGCCCTCGACGTCAGCGGCCAGCTCGTCATCACCGACGTCTTCCTCGTCGCCTCCGCCCCCAACGACCGGCAGGTCCGCGCCATCGTCGACGCGGTCGAGGAACGGCTGCGGGACCTCGGGGCCAAGCCCGTGCGCCGGGAGGGGGAGAAGGACGGGCGGTGGGTGCTGCTCGACTACGCCGACCTCGTCGTGCACGTGCAGCACGCCGAGGAGCGCGAGTACTACGCCCTGGAGCGGCTGTGGAAGGACTGCCCCGTCGTGCCGCTGCCCGAGCACGCCCGCGGCCGGCGCGGCACCGACGCCTTCGACGACGAGAGCGGCCCGCTGGCGTGAGCGCCTCTCACGGCACGGTCGTAATCCTGTTGCGCCACGGCGAGAGCGAGTGGAACGTCACCGGCCGCTTCCAGGGCCA
Above is a window of Aquipuribacter nitratireducens DNA encoding:
- the rsfS gene encoding ribosome silencing factor; its protein translation is MTASDHAVELATAAAEAASDKLATDVVALDVSGQLVITDVFLVASAPNDRQVRAIVDAVEERLRDLGAKPVRREGEKDGRWVLLDYADLVVHVQHAEEREYYALERLWKDCPVVPLPEHARGRRGTDAFDDESGPLA